Proteins found in one Hyperolius riggenbachi isolate aHypRig1 unplaced genomic scaffold, aHypRig1.pri scaffold_133, whole genome shotgun sequence genomic segment:
- the LOC137543624 gene encoding alpha-1,4-N-acetylglucosaminyltransferase-like has protein sequence MQYKIMLKRLRKLLIIVVIAAVCLLIWDYVNVRQKDQRIINNLTAEGPASCRSNNETCKSITPFTILSKGNGILFMETTERMEPPSLVSCSIESAARVYPHRPVVYFMKGLGDVSTEEDLNRTRKHFPILSSFDNVYFFPLRMTELFMYTPLITWYQKVNPKKEKYWTHVISDACRFAMMWKYGGIYMDTDVISLRPVTKDCFLAAESFRTISSSVFALPAFHSMTWNLMDNFVVDYKGWIWGHQGPGVFTRVFRKLCGDLAFISATDIKCSNVSYLYPDRFYPILYTNWEKYYEVWKPPPAFSNSFGLHLWNYKNKNGQTMIPGSNTLVEHLYKNNCPSTYEAIVRKEKTYL, from the exons ATGCAGTATAAAATCATGTTGAAACGGCTAAGGAAACTCCTGATCATAGTCGTAATTGCTGCTGTGTGCCTTCTCATCTGGGACTATGTAAACGTGAGGCAGAAAGATCAACGTATCATTAACAACCTGACTGCTGAAGGCCCAGCATCCTGCAGATCAAACAATGAAACCTGTAAATCCATAACACCATTCACTATTCTCAGCAAAGGAAATGGAATCTTATTCATGGAGACCACTGAGCGAATGGAGCCACCTTCCCTGGTCTCGTGTTCCATAGAGTCAGCAGCTCGAGTCTACCCTCATAGGCCGGTGGTCTACTTCATGAAAGGGTTAGGTGATGTGTCCACAGAGGAGGATCTGAACAGAACCCGGAAACATTTTCCAATCCTGTCTTCATTTGATAATGTCTACTTCTTCCCACTACGAATGACAGAGCTGTTTATGTATACTCCACTTATTACGTGGTATCAAAAG GTGAACccaaagaaagaaaaatactGGACTCATGTAATCTCGGATGCTTGCAGGTTTGCCATGATGTGGAAATATGGTGGAATTTATATGGACACTGATGTCATTTCATTGCGTCCAGTCACTAAGGATTGTTTTCTAGCAGCTGAATCCTTTAGAACTATAAGCAGCAGCGTGTTTGCCTTACCCGCATTTCACAGCATGACCTGGAATCTTATGGACAACTTTGTGGTGGACTATAAAGGATGGATTTGGGGGCACCAAGGACCAGGAGTGTTCACACGTGTTTTCAGGAAGCTGTGTGGAGATCTAGCATTCATATCAGCGACTGACATCAAATGCTCAAATGTCTCCTATCTTTACCCTGACCGTTTCTACCCAATCTTGTATACAAACTGGGAAAAATATTATGAAGTTTGGAAACCTCCACCAGCATTTTCAAATTCATTCGGTCTCCACTTATggaattataaaaataaaaatggacaaACTATGATTCCTGGGAGTAACACTTTAGTGGAACACCTCTACAAGAATAACTGCCCCTCTACATATGAAGCCATTGTGAGGAAAGAGAAGACCTACCTTTAA